Sequence from the bacterium genome:
ATGTAGAGTATACTTATCGCGTAGAAGTAGCTACTGATTCGGTTTTCAGCCAAATCGATAAGACTCAGGAAACTAATGAGGCTTCGCTAGTAATCCGCGATCTAAACTTTGACAAGTTTTATACTTCCAGAGTGCGTATTGTAGATCCTCCGGTCAATTATCGAGACGATTTCGCTGCCGGAACGATTTATAAACATGAAAAGGAAACCGGCGGAAAAAGCGAAGAACGAAAAGGCGTTATTGGTTTCTTACTTTTCGCCTTCGATAAGGGCGGATGGCAAACCTACGTTATTATTGCTCTCGCTTTATTGGGAATCCTGGGAGTTATGCCGATAACATGGTATAGACTTCGTTTGGCGAATATCTTCCCGCCGAATAAACCCGGGTTCTTATATTCGGCTTTGCCTTTCGATAGAACCGGGAAATGCGATCATCTATCGCCTAAGGGCAATGTCTTTGTTCGCGAAGTGGCAAAATATTGGTCGCGGGCTATGGCGGCTATGGCATCCGATCCCTCGAATTGGGAGAGCACCGATGCTTTTATTAAAGCTACGGCTCAAGAACAAGAGGAAGTTAAGAAGCGCCGTTGGATCGAAGAGGGTCTTCCTGCGATAGAGCAGGCTATCGATGTCTGTAAAAATGGCGTTCCCGGTATCAAACTGAAGAAAAAACCGCTCGACTACCCGTTCCCGCGCGTTCTTCTCGCGGCGCTGGAAAATCAGAGGATTAACCGCAATAACTGGTGGGCGAGTCAGGAAATGGACAGAGCCGTTGAGAACACCTCGTTTAAAGAAATCGACGATCTTAAGGGATGGAGTGTCACGGCATTCTGGGCTTTAGGTTCGGTTGAGCCTATGCTCGGTTTGTTCGGCACTGTTGAAGGAATTCAGAAGGCCTTCATGAAGATCCAGGAGCAATTAAAGGAAAATCCGGATGCGCCTATGGCCGATACGATTGAAAACCTCGCAGGAGGTATTCATCAAGCGCTTATTACCACGTTCTTCGGATTGCTCTTCGGTATTCCGTTCATGATGATTTACTATTATTATCGTGGAAAAGCTGATTGGGTTTTCTCCAAATGGGAGGAAATCGTTATCGACCTATTAAACAGGGCCTAACCCAAGGAGGGGCAGAATGCCCAGAAAACAAACAGAGGCTGTACCTTCTGCTGACTGGACCTCCTTAATCGATATCATCTTCCAGTTGCTCATCTTCTTCATGGTGACGCTGGCTATGGGGACAGTCGAGCAACAGGCTAGTGCCCAGATGGAAGGTGAAATGGATGAGAGCCTACCCGAGTTGCCCGGAATGAGTAATCTCGGTGAAGCCTTAGAAATCGGCCCCGGCGTGATACTTATTCATGCCGCTTACGATGAAGATAATGAAGTTGCAGGCGATATAGTAACATATCTCTTTACGAACGAGATCTCGAATATTGAAGAGGCGAAGAAAGATTCAACTCATAGCGCGGGTCCGTTCTCTTGGGATAAAGCCTATAAGAAGCTGCAAAAGCAGCTTACTTTTGCTCGTGATTACAACGAAAACCTTCCGAGGGTCGAGATGAGGGCTTTTAAGGGAACTCCTTACGGTAATGTTCTCGATATTATGAACCTATGCTATCACGACGAACCCGAAATGAGAATCGATCAGGTATATTTTAGGTTTGCTAGATTAGCTAGAGAGCAATTGGGAGGTGGAAGTTAGATGCAGAGAAGATATCTTAATCTTGAAAGCGCCGACTGGACGCCTTTAATCGATATTATCTTCCAGTTGATGATCTTCTTCCTGGTAACGATGAGCGTTCTTCCGGCGGTGAAATCTGCACCGCAGGTCGAGGGGAATATGTCGCTTCCGACACCGAATCAAGGAAGTTCTGAAGTCTCACACCTTATTCAGATATTGAAGGTCCCTTTCAAATCCGACATGTATGGTTATCTTGTTCTTGACGGCACTCCGCAATCTGCCGAATTCTATAAGGATGTTGACAGAAACCGTCAGTTTTTAGGTGACCAATATGCATTGGAAAGTGAAATTGTTCTTGGAACAAATATGGGGCTTTGGTTTAACGAGACAAGTCTTAAAGCGAAGTTTCAAGAAGCCTTCAGTCAACAGGATGTTAAGGTGATTATTAGAGCTGCCAGGAATGTCCCATATGGAGAGGTAGTAAAGGTTCATTCGATATTGTTTAATATCGGTATATCCAAGATCGCTTGGTTGGATGGCAAGATTGGAACTCTTAAGGCTGACATCAAGGAGGTGAGGTAGATGAGCAAACTCAAACCTACCTATAAAGTTGTCGTTTTAAGCTTCGTCGTTATTTTATTGGCGATGTCTTTCGGTTGTAGAAACGCTGTCGAAGGCGAGAGCGGTTTCGAAACTGAAGATGGACCGAAGATAATCTTCCGTGGCGGTTATGGTAATATTGTTATCAAGTATCAACCACCGCCTGAACCAATATTCCAAGTTGGTAATGCAACTCGATATCTCGATTTCAATGAGTTACAAAAGAAATTTGGTATCGTCGAGCAACCTTTAATTCTTTCTTATACTGTGAAAACTTCTGTGATGAGTGCGAGTATAGAAAGCAAT
This genomic interval carries:
- a CDS encoding MotA/TolQ/ExbB proton channel family protein, whose translation is MKFNRIANGVMLAVLFGIIAICGTLAAQAPAELDSIWLHTSDAKWEKTDEGFNLTMSWELYIKKAQDKKGSKFSGEWTKLSPENVEYTYRVEVATDSVFSQIDKTQETNEASLVIRDLNFDKFYTSRVRIVDPPVNYRDDFAAGTIYKHEKETGGKSEERKGVIGFLLFAFDKGGWQTYVIIALALLGILGVMPITWYRLRLANIFPPNKPGFLYSALPFDRTGKCDHLSPKGNVFVREVAKYWSRAMAAMASDPSNWESTDAFIKATAQEQEEVKKRRWIEEGLPAIEQAIDVCKNGVPGIKLKKKPLDYPFPRVLLAALENQRINRNNWWASQEMDRAVENTSFKEIDDLKGWSVTAFWALGSVEPMLGLFGTVEGIQKAFMKIQEQLKENPDAPMADTIENLAGGIHQALITTFFGLLFGIPFMMIYYYYRGKADWVFSKWEEIVIDLLNRA
- a CDS encoding biopolymer transporter ExbD; translated protein: MQRRYLNLESADWTPLIDIIFQLMIFFLVTMSVLPAVKSAPQVEGNMSLPTPNQGSSEVSHLIQILKVPFKSDMYGYLVLDGTPQSAEFYKDVDRNRQFLGDQYALESEIVLGTNMGLWFNETSLKAKFQEAFSQQDVKVIIRAARNVPYGEVVKVHSILFNIGISKIAWLDGKIGTLKADIKEVR
- a CDS encoding biopolymer transporter ExbD; protein product: MPRKQTEAVPSADWTSLIDIIFQLLIFFMVTLAMGTVEQQASAQMEGEMDESLPELPGMSNLGEALEIGPGVILIHAAYDEDNEVAGDIVTYLFTNEISNIEEAKKDSTHSAGPFSWDKAYKKLQKQLTFARDYNENLPRVEMRAFKGTPYGNVLDIMNLCYHDEPEMRIDQVYFRFARLAREQLGGGS